The DNA sequence CCTAACCTATTGGACTAATTGGGAATGATATAGAAACCACTGAACTCCCCATATGTCATACTCCGGTACCCTTCCAGACTTTAAATGCCTCCCAGTAAAAAGCAGCCAGAAATGTCCACTTCTGAGCTAGAAGGGGCAACCCAAATCACAGACACCCTAAGAGTTACCCAATGCCCCCAAGAGGTTACATGcggcctcccagtctcctcagaaCATCCCCAGATGTGATCAGAAGTGGCtgatgcaaactggaagtgtcttccataTGCATACAGAAcgtcctctgaggccctctagTCACaagcttggcatctgcagatattcaaatctgcagatgcgaAGCCTACAGATAAGAACGGCCCACTGTATAGTTATAGTAGATTTTATATACTAAACTCAGAGATTGTCCCTTTCGCTTCACATGCTCACGATGATGATGGCTGACTTCCAGAGTTTGCAGGTTTATTGTGCCAAAGACAACCCAAAGAAAATTTGGATGTGGGTAGCAATGATCAGCTTTCCACTCTGATTCCCAGAGCTGGGTATCTGCAGGACAAAGGGGCTCATGTGGCTACAACTGGAGGCCAAGCTGCAGAGGGCCAGACCCCAAGAAATCCAGGCTCTGCAGTTCCAAATAGGGTCCCTCCACTTCTTGCCAAGCTGCTTCCAGGGCAACTCTTGTACCCCACAAGGAAGAGCCCTCTAATCTGAGCATCTAGGCATCCAAAGCAAAGTCGAAAGACCTCGGGTGAGAGAAGGAAGCGGACCCAGGGTTGGCCTAGCCATGATTGTTCAATTCAAGTGGCAAGTTGGGGAAAAGTGGTGAATTGAAGAGATGGTGCCCTgcaccctgcctctgctgcccCTATCCAGCAGGCTGCTCATCAGGATGCTGAGATCAGCTCTCCAATTCCCTTCCAGCTTGCTGAGAATGAGCTAGAAGAGAACCAGGCCAGCAGCAGCCCACCTCTTCTTCCAGGGCCATcagaggaagaagggaaaagaaccTCGTGGTGCAACTGTCACCCCTGCCACTTCCATGTCCAcccagctgcttaggaaagcagcatgtgggtaagcgggggggggggagttaggcaCTGATGACAGAAGTAGTATGAGGTctggattcccccctcccttcttcttTTCTGCTCATTCTAATTTCAGAGTAAGCAGGAGGAGGATCAGAGAGTAAATTGAAGCGGCCACAGGGGGACCCCTCGTCACTTTGCCATTCCTCCTAACCTGCCACTCAATGTGAATGTTGGCCTCATCACTTGGCCAGGCCTGTGGCCAGGTCTTCCTTGCCCTTGCTGTCTCTGTTGTCAAGGCCCAGAACCGTTCAGAACAGATCCTGTGGATCACTTTCCAGGTCATCCCTCAGAGCAGATCCTGAAGAAGCTTTTAAGTTTTATgtacaaattacagaagagaaatctCAGGTTTTGCCTCCCTACACAATTGCAAAATTGTTGAAAACCACAGTTGTGAGATAGGAAGTCTGTTCCTGAAATTAAGCGAGtattctaaacacacacacacaccacacatgcATTAAAGAAGTAGGGCATGCATTCTAATTTCAGTACAGTACTAGATCAATGGCTCAACTAGTCAGAAATAAAACTGGTCAGCTCTATGTTAAACTAAAAGTCTAGGAGGGTGGAATTCAGTGAGAGGCTGGGACCCAGGCCTGGACCCTAGGTTCTGAAAGCAACAGAGACCAAGGTGGGATTTGATCTGAGAGAGACTGTAGTAGAAGTTAAGAGAAGCAAACAGCAATGAACAGATGCAGAGATGCTTAGAAGACACCACTAGGCAATGTTGCTAATAGGAACATGTGCTATCTAACTGCATCCAATGCACAAATCTTCAATTTGTCCTAAACACAGCTTTATTTGTAAACACAGTACAGCAAATATTCCAAAGAAAATCATCAGCCTCTAGTGATTTTTCCTCTAAAGAAACCCAAGCTAACACTGGGCCCCAAAACTTCTCCCCACTTGGAGAAGAGGGGAACAAGAACATCACAACACTATACAGTACTTGTTTTCAAATTTTACATTTTAACTCCATTTTAATTTTAACCTTCAGCCCACTGCCTGAAGCAAGAGCATCAGTTGGTCTCATGACTGGGCCACTCCGGACTTTAGTCTGAAATCAATTATAGCTGGTTGATCGAAcagtagaggtgttcttaaaagtttttatttttcacagttcattttttttttttttttacaaaaatgaggtgCAGAACGTGGTGCGGTGTGCTTTGATTTCAAGGATGCATTttcataaattataattgctttaaaagtgtaccaagtaggtgatataggtagtgTACTGTCAACAGATGCGgccatagtcattacccatgcaccctcccCAACATCCAGCCCAACGAGCCTACGGTGACCAGTATGGAGAGGTGctagaaaacggttttattttttcacaagttttgttttgtttttataaacaCAAAAATGAGacctgcagaaagcagtgttatgtgtttttatttcattatcactaaaaaaaaaaaaatcacacttctatGTACCAGTGAAAACCACTGGAGCATGCGATTCTCACCTTGGGCTTTGATTATACAGCAGTAATGACAGCAACTGGGGCTTGGTTTCCCAAGAGGCTTTGTGGCTCACTCCATCGCTTCCAAGTACTGCACAGAGACTTGAGGTGTTGGCTAGTCCACCTGCCTAGGAAGAGGGTTTTCTGGCACCTTCTTTCCAGAAAACAGTACCAACATTTGGGAACTTTTGGGTGGACTCGAGAGTTCAACGGGGCAAAACAACAGAAGAGGGCTGTTGCCTTACTAGAAGCCTCTTAAATCCTTCTGCGGGGTTATGGAGCtcgcaattggggggggggtccactggTAATATTGTACCTCTTTATTTAATAACATCCTCATTCATTAAAGGGCCAGCACATCTCACTTGGTAAAAATAAAGTAATCCAATTGTAGAAACAGCCAAATAACTGATGGGGGGatgtcaggggagggggaagccagaCAACCACCTCTGGTCTCTTAGAAGCTGGATTGGATTTTTTGACTTGATGCATGGTTCATATAGCAaagtgcatagggttgcactttttccaggacatgtcctcttttttagtctcatgtcctggaaaacaaCTTAAATGCCCTCTTTTTCCCTATAAGTGGGCATAGCCTTCCTGTaattaataaaatacaaataatacattatatgtaatatagttttcgagttaataataagtaatatagtgcttaaattaaccacatgaaatcaatataggagtgtttttaggttttattttgtcatgtcctacatttttcttggatatccttTAGTTATTGGAGTGGAGTTATTTAgtggagccattagttatttgatttttctctgtaaaccgctttgtgaactttttgttgaaaagcagtatatcaatactgttaataataataataatatcatcctatgttttggggtgcctggtcctcttttggggttatgacatctggtcaaccTGGGTGTGCGCCCTAGTGCTACGCTCTTCCCCGAAGTGTCTATGTCagaatgggctacgtcagaaagccagatgcaagggagggcaccaggatgcaggtctcttgttgtctggtgtgctccctggggcatttggtgggccgctgtgagatacaggaagctggactagatgggcctgtggcctgatccagtggggctgttcttatgttcttaagtgtctGGCAGGTCCAAGCCCTAGTAGTCACAGAAGCGTAACTAGAAACTGTGCTTGGGGCAATGACaccatgatgtcacatgacattgggGACTTCTGGGTACTCCCTGGAGGAGGTACTAATGGGTTCATACCTCCTGTCCCTCTCCTATGGAAGCtcaaagctgccagtgcctcctactctggggagaacctggaagtgactgcaccccccccccagtgtagtgcattgcacccccctCAGTGTAGTGtctggggcagatgcccctcagactccaccctagttacacctctgagtAGTCACACACCAGGCTCCGGCTTagcctacaatcctatgcatgcttacctgggagcaagccccattgaattcaatgagatttacttctgagtagacatgcacaggcttgggctgcaacGCCTCTAACCTCATCACTATCTGCACCCCACTGCGGCTCTCTATGCGGGCAGGCGGATTCTCCCCACGCAAACCCTGCGCCTTCAGCAGCCCCCCAGCCCAGTGCACTCACCAGCCTGCCCTAAAGCGGGCGCCTGCCGTCCCGAGCCTCCGCCGCCCCTCCACTTGGGAACCCCTAGCCAGCCAGCTCTGCAGACACGACCGGGTGGTGTGTGGGAAAGCTGGGAGTTGTAGTCTCAGCtcagtgcagggaggggctggctGCTGGGGGGACCTGgagtccctcctccctccaggctTGGGAACAGCCCTGAGCATCCATCGCCGCCCCAGCAGCCCAGTGGCTTCGCGGTGGGAGGACACAGGGGGACAGTTTAGGCACTTCGACTGCtttgcagcccaagcctctgcatgtctactcagaagtaagttccattatagtcaatggggcttacgcccaggaaagtgtgaataggcttgtagccttaggctgcagtctACCCACATttactccacactttcctgggagtaagccccattgattaagaacagccccactggatttacCCAGATGATCCAGATGTTGCTTGGGGGGAAGGGCCCCCCAGGTTCCCCAGACTGGCCTTTCCTTGGGGTCGGGCACTAAGATCTGTAGGTCTTCCTGCTCTTTCGTCCTGGCCTCACCTGGCCAGCAGGACGCGGCTGGCGCTCAGGGAAGAGCACAGGTGAGGCGGCCCGCCCAGGACTCACCTGTCCGCAGGAGGAGGGACCAGGGAAGGCGCCTGCAGGCGGGGGGGGCACCCATTTGTGGCGGGGGGTCCATCTCTCCCCTCTGGGGGCGGAGACGGGCGGAGACTCCTCCTCGTTGCATGTGCGGGCGGCCATTTCCCGCGAcggggaggaggaaggcggctcggAGTGCCCCCCCCTTGGCGGCTGCGAAGCCCCCGGAGCAACgaggaagcagccagagaagccttgCAAGGAAGCTGCCCCGCAGAGCTCCGGTGAGTGCGCGCGCTCCTTCCCGGTTTCGGGGCACCctggtgggcagtgggtggactGAGAGCCCGCTcctaggcatggctactcagaagtaagccccattgtggtcagcggggcttactcccaggaaagtgcggctgggattgcagccggaGAGAGGCCAGGCaagcccagccccctcccccacaagggaTGGGGTGCAGGGGACCCCCGATTCCCAGCCAGCACAGGGTGCAGATGTTCTACTCAGCCTGGACCTGAATGACCAGGGGGTCACTCCCCTCCCACCCGTGGCATATCTAGTGCCACTGGCACCTGGGGTGGTCTGCTCCCATCACCCTGCGCTTGGCTGCTCAAAGCCATGGGTTGACCTGGTCTCTGTcttgtgatcccccccccccccgctaggtCTACCCAACACTGGAGGAGTCAGGCATAATGACAGTAGTGTAGCAAGGGAGTGGATGGTCCACCCTCCTGGCTGCCAGCCATAAGAGAGTGCTTGTTATGTACCTGTTTTGTGCCCTAGTGGCTGGCATGAAAATTGTAGTGCCTGATTGGTGCTTTGTAAGGGGCCAGCAAGAAGGGAGAGGCGCATTGCTTGCCTGTTGGGTGCCGAAATCCTGCATGAAAATCCTTTGCCTGGATGTCCTTCCTTCATTGCAGTAAAAGGTGCAAATAAAATagatccttacagcccaatcgtgGCTTCACCTTTTCTGTCTGCGATGTGCTCAGCAAGTAGAGGTGTCTTAGCAACTGGTCACTTGCTCCaggcagactgggtgagcagATAAAGAGCCTTGTGGAAGACAAGCCACTGTAGATACTCATctataagtcgacctcacagataagccaaggccaggttttgagccaaaaatcatggaattttctttgacccttagataagttgggggttaaacttaggggagtgtctaactatagttttgtctggttttacccaaggccagaacctgaaaaataacctaccattaatcgttacctaagaactgtacagtctctaattcaggaagggagggagaaagtatatgtggggggggggggagtgtctgtGTCCCACTTTttaccatttttttaaatataggtgtcatgggaaggataaagtggatagagatatgctctttacgctctcacataacaccagaaccaggggacatccactcaaattgagtgttgggagggttaggacagacaaaagaaaatatttctttgctcagcgtgtggttggtctgtggaactctttgccacaggatgtggtgatggcgtctggcctggatgcctttaaaaggggattggacaagtttctggaggaaaaatccattatgggttacaagccgtgatgtgtaggtgcaacctcctgattttagaaatgagctatgtcagaatgccagtgcaagggagggcaccatgatgaggtctcttgttatctggtgtgctccctggggcatttggtggggctgctgtgagatacaggaagctggactagatgggtctatggcctgatccagtggggctgttcttatgttcttatgtccctctgAATCATCAACAGATACGTTACTGCTACTACTGCAGATACCCAAATCGtagatagtagcaaaccctacttAGATTTCTTCGCTTTGGGCTCCTGACTCACCTCTCTTtctttgcaaaaggcagctttttcttcctgTTGCTTTGGACAGCAGAGGAAACAGACAGAGAAAACATAAGACTCTGcctcctgttagtgttctcattGTTGCCTCTTCTAGCCATCTTtgagtctaggttcttgctgtttgctttcttttccaaagcaaaaggaagaaaaagctacCTTTTGCAAAGCGTTTGTAAACAGAGAGAGGTGAGTCATAAGTgtgatggggcggggggggggcggatttgagaactgtggataagtgaagcTGTGGATATGGGGGCTTCTATACCCATTTGTTTATCAAGAGGCAAAAAGTACAGAGAAGATCTTTATCGTAACACTTTCATTGGTGCTCATTTCCTTCCTTTATGACCTATGAACTGTTGAACGCCATTGATGCCAACCAGTTCTGGCCGTAGTGATGGGGGCAAGGTTTTCACAGAGGCGTCCCACTCCTACACCTAGTCAGTCAAAACTGATTTTGAATTTGTCTTCTAGTGTTGCTGCTAATCATTAATAAAGAAATTTGAAGTGGGGTACCCGTACCAGTAGGAAATTACATTGACCCAGAGGAGCTCAACAAAGGAAGATAAAAAAGCAAAAGAGGAGGTGATTGAAGAAATGGCTggatcattttttaaatatataatgcCATTACCATTgtgtgtagaggtgtttgaacaCGGAAAATGCGAATTAATGCGATATAATGCAAATTTTGCtcaaaaaccaaaataaaacaatatttaagAACAGCTTGAAATAATGCCTCTTTTACCCATCAAAGAACTGCCTCGTCATCTCAAAGTTCTTTGTTTTTCTCCCAAACTCATTGCAGAGCCTCTCTAAGGCCTCCAAAGTTCTGCGCTGCTGTGCCTGGGCCTTGGGCAGTATCCTGCTGTGGTGTGAACCGGAAGGCCTTCTTACCACCTCTGCGGCACTGCGCCACTATGAGAATGGCAGGGATGGCTGCAGAGTCGACATAACATGGCCAGTGCACCTGATCAGGCAGCCAGCAAGGTGTGACAGAGGCCTCAGCTGCATTACAAAGAGCAATTTGGTCATCTGGCCAGTGTTTTTTGGTGAGCTCTCCATTTGAAAATGTTTCCAGTAAGAAGGAactgtgcttattttttttttttaatgtgcatttttaTGGGAAGCTGAATGTTTTATGTTCTGtggagcaattttttttcttgctttattGCATGACTCCCTTGTTTTCTTTGACACCCTTTGCAGTGCACTTGTGTGGATTCCGCATTGAAACAGTTGTCGtttgtatttttttctgtgctttCTCCATGCCACCCCCCTGCTTCCTCCAACCTTTGCAATGCGCTTGTATGAGCTCTGTATTGAAGCAGTATTTTCTCTGCTATTTTGCTTGccccctccttttcctcctcgAACACCCTTTTCAATGCACTTGTAATGGATTTGGTATTCAAGCAGCCTGCAAGCCTCCTGTTTTTACATTGCAGGGATCAACGTCAAGTCCATCTTCAACGAACGGAGCAGACCATCCTTCCAAGATGCCAAAGCATCAAGTGACTTGTGAGGACAGAGCTGTAGAATTCAAGAGCGAAGGCTTTGTTGTCTCTGGTGGCATCCTCTTCTGCAAGTACTGCAACTACCGCCTGGACTACAGACGTAAGGATTCCCTGCAAAAGCATTGTCAGTCTGAGAAACACATGACACGCAAATTGGGTGTCAAGACCGAGTCAAGCTTGGCTATGCTGGAGGAGACCTTACAGAACAGCAAGAAAGTCAAAGACTCTAAAGATGAGTTCATTCTGGACACTGTTGAGGCCTTCATAAAGGCCAACATTCCAGTTGAGAAACTGGATCACCCTGCTATACGTGCTTGGTTGAATAAATATGTGCAGGGAAGCGGGGATCTGCCCTCCGCAAACCGGCTCAGGCAGCACTAcattcctgcagttggggagaagAAGAGGCAAGAGATACAGTCGGAACTTAAGGACAGCGACATCTTCATTTTCTGTGATGAGAGCACAGATAAAAACGGGAGCTGCGTTTTCAACATTCTAATGCGCCGTTCCACATTTGCGCCGGATGCCAAGACACATCTAGCTGCGTCGGTAGTTCTGGATGCGGCGAATGCAGCGAATTACGCAAATGCTGTCCTGGACACCTTGGAAAACTACAGCATTGATAGGCAGCGGGTTGTTGGTATCATCACTAACTCGGCGACGTACATGACGGAGTGCGTGGGGGTGGTGAAGGGCTTGATCGAAGGTGCTCACCATGTGCAGTGTTGGGCGCATAAGGCCAACAGCATTGGCAGCGTCTTTGAGGGAGAGCTGGAGGAGTTGAACACCGCAATTGTTAAGGTGAAAAACGCCTTCCTCAACACCAGGaagataaaaaataaatatgcGCAATTTCTGAGCGAAAAGTATCCGTGGTCGGATCCAGACATGATTTCTTTGTTTCCATCCCCTGTCTGCACCAGGTGGAACTCCTGGTTCAAGTCTGTACGGTACCTTGCTAACC is a window from the Tiliqua scincoides isolate rTilSci1 chromosome 2, rTilSci1.hap2, whole genome shotgun sequence genome containing:
- the LOC136641450 gene encoding uncharacterized protein, whose amino-acid sequence is MPKHQVTCEDRAVEFKSEGFVVSGGILFCKYCNYRLDYRRKDSLQKHCQSEKHMTRKLGVKTESSLAMLEETLQNSKKVKDSKDEFILDTVEAFIKANIPVEKLDHPAIRAWLNKYVQGSGDLPSANRLRQHYIPAVGEKKRQEIQSELKDSDIFIFCDESTDKNGSCVFNILMRRSTFAPDAKTHLAASVVLDAANAANYANAVLDTLENYSIDRQRVVGIITNSATYMTECVGVVKGLIEGAHHVQCWAHKANSIGSVFEGELEELNTAIVKVKNAFLNTRKIKNKYAQFLSEKYPWSDPDMISLFPSPVCTRWNSWFKSVRYLANRIADVVDFFRSLDDGNAGVRFFHAASAETIQTVKVQAAYVSEICAPVMDLITFLEGSSYPTIHVLAGKLSDIEIKLRHLSEGVLNEVIMRECQMLLPKTQVSVQANLRAAAQSALEKLEQCQSQDPAKDIVEAIGALFDPRNAPKNRSAAQLVALQRNVPFLSKVQAQQFLEGHTIFLNAIKEQLKGEDCVEVDVQGILNGLKLSHRDYACAALRAIWIPCSNAASERSFLNYSLVVTDKRRRLTAANAETLTMVSFE